TTGCTTTAAGTTTAACAAACATTAGCTAAGCGTTTTGTAaacttttgtttaaaaaaacgtGTATACATGTATCTTGTGTCCAGAGTGTACAATGAGAGTTAACTGTGCGGGTACCATACATACAAGTTTCCCCGGACATGAATTTTCGTTTAACAGGGTGGTTATGGataactcattaatattcatgaaaaGTGCTTCCTGATTGGCCGGTGAATGTgaaactcattaatattctgaCCTATGGGCACATCCTCTTTTTTGTCTCAccaaatatggtaaccctaaTAACACTCAAATATTGGAATCCTTTGCCCCTGAATAATGGTAACTCTTTGTTTCCTCTGTGATAAGGTTTTCTCATCCAGTTTGGTAATGACCCCAATTAGAAGCATCTTGGATGATGCAATATGCCTTCCAATTCATAATAGTGACATTGACTATATTCCAAGGGCTTTTTTGTACACACACCTTGTAAAAGAAGCATACAGGAGCAGCTTCCTTTATTCTGGAAATTATCAATTACAAGCATCGATATATGCTAATTAGCCTCTTGCCATATCAAAACTGACTAATAGTATGCATCATTGAGGGGTGTACCCTTATCCAAGCAAAGTTTCTTATGGTTATGTGCTGTAGGTAATGACCCAAAGGTCATAAAAGGGCTGCTGCTGATATGATTTTGCATGGGGGGGATACATTTCGCCAAGTTCCCCACAATTAATTTTGCCAATAGGCTAATGGACAGGTACTGATAAGgacttttacatttatattggTGAGGAAAGTGTCCAAGGTTACCCTTCACTTTGATAATACTATATGGTGCTGCTTCAATTTTAATGCAAGgcgtctcaaaatttgatcagttcTAGATCCATCAAATATTTTTAGAGTTACTGCGTTCACAAGATCAAGTGTCTTCTCCAGCTACCACTTAGCTGCTGTCTAGCCCTTTTACTTAAATTTTGGGGCATTTTGTCTTACAATGAATTCAGATATATATTTTCATccaaataatgtttttgtgaagtagTAGTaaaatccatcaaatactttttgacttACCACATTCACAAGGTTTGTAGTAGTGTTGTTTTCGTCAACAAAATTTTTGACGAAATATCTTCGTCAACGAACCTTTTTGACGTGATGGAGACGAGACACAACGTAAATGCTGGTCATGTGACGATAACTATAACGAAATATATCGTGTAATATTGTTGacgaataaaaacgagactaaatttggtttacaaaataaaaactatactAAAATGTCTCTTCATTTTTGTTGACGAAAACGAGACGAGACGTTATTTCCTGTCGTTTAATcgcgttattattattatgcagtatttctgtttcctgtgtctcCCATTGGGGCGCACAGATGGTGGAGAAATGCGGGCACAAAATATCGGGAAAAAACACCACAAACtttaaaaccttaaaagacaTCTCAAGGCATTCCACAATGACATTGAGGTAAGTAAAGACATTAACGTAATGTTACTTTCTATTTTAGAAAGCTCATGCCAACTGTGGTTAACATGTTATCATTAGCAATAGATGTTATCCTGCTAGCTTCAGACGTTTTGgagaaaattatatttcataagcaTGGACACTTGGCGATCTGTACAAAACATCTTTCTGATAAGATGTTTGATAAGAACACGTGGGTAAAAGGAACACGTTGAAGCTATGTAGGCATTTTAGCAAGCTAAAGCTAAGTAGCAAACTGAGAACAACAGCTCAGCTGTCTTGAATCCTGGAGATCTAAACTTTCAAGCTTTCATTACTGCGTGACTAGATATATGTCGAAAGGGGTAGTGTTTGAAACATTGAATGAGCGTTTTTTGGAACATCGTGCATGGGTCTGGCTTGCCAGGCTAGTTACCATCCACGTAGAGGTAGGCTCTGGCTACAGCTCATGTAAATACCTGCTAATTGTGAAATAATGTTCTTGTGAAAAGGATGTTCGTGAATGATTCAGAGTATGATGCATTTAGATTGGCATCCCTTATGGTTTTGTGACGCCTATTTTTTCTGTTAAACAATTGTAGCAGAAAATAAACAGCCAAATTGCAACCAATAGTTTCAGTCATTGAGGGCAAAAGAGGCCTAATAGCAAGGATTTATGCTACTTAATATTTACAACAGTTAGATTTTCCAGAGGCTGCATCTGTCCTTACATTGTATCTATTCCTGTGCTAGATTCCAGAAACAGCTTCAGTGAAGCAAGTCCCGCGCAAGAAGATGgaccttttatttatttattttattaaaatttgtGTGTACTTCTAAGTTCAAACATGTTTGGTtggcaaaataaatgttataaattcaAATCAGAGCATCTTCCGTGTCTGGAATGGATGTAGAGTATTCTTGAGTCTATAaggtaacaataatataataataagaaccttgttttaattgtgaaATGCATTTGACTAAAagaaaattttgtttttgtatattCTACTACGTACTTGTACTATATTGACTAGGTAAAATAGAATTGCATCACTAAAATAAAGAgactaaaatacatttttcgttgactaaaactagactaaaatgtcATCAGTTTTCGTTGACTAAAACTAGATTAAAATAGTCATGGATAATTCTGaataaaatatgactaaaatgcTCAGACTTTTAGTCGACTGAAACTTGACTAGACTAAAATGAGTATGGACGTGACTAAGACTAATAATAACTAAAATGACAGCTTGACGCAAAGACTAGACTACAACTAAAATTAAGACAGGCAGCCAAAAACAACTGCAGTCTGTAGTCCCCCTGCTGCTACTAAGCAGCATTGCTTCAGTTTTAGGGCAACCCATCTAACGCATTCCAATGTGTCTGGTTTGAAATGTTCGAAAAAGACCcttcaaatatttttttgttattgtgcTAATGAGATCAAATATCAAAACTGCCCTTTTCTTTGTTACCATTTTGTGGTGCTCTAAGACAATTTCATCAGTTCCAGATCTCATGTGTCTGCTGAGTTCATCCAGGGAATACAATAAAAAGCACATTAGGTGCTTAATAATGAAACTGTGGATAAAactgattatttaaattaacTACTACAATTCCCATATGTTTATTTCCCAGTTCCCTACCTGCTTGTTCAGGAGAGCTTGATGCTGGTAAATGGAGAACTTGGCCTGGGCAGGATCTTCTGATGTAGGGCTGATGGGTTTAGGATCTGACAAAGAACGCTGCATGCTCTTTATAGGATGGGGCAGAGGCTGGTGGTGTTCTGGAGAATCAACTGAAAAGTGCTTCTGTGGAGGAACGTGAGCTTTGTTGAGACGCTCACTGGAGGAGAAGGAATTCTCTAGTAGTCGATGTGGGGACAGAGGGGAAACAGGGGAGTATAAGACCTGGGGTGACTTAGGAGGCTGTCGAACCAGGCTGGAGACAGGTTCGTTCTGGAAACCTATTTCTAGGGGATCTGGCTTTCTGCGTTCAAATTTACTTGTTCCTGTTATTCGTAAGGAGAGGGGATCCACAGTGGAGGACACATTTACCTGGGGTACAACCACCCCTTGTGACTGGGACTCAGGCTCTGTCTGACAAGCAAGGCTTTCTCCCCGCCGGTTCCTCTCTGGGGCAGAAATGTAGTGCAAAAATTCAACCCTAGGCTCTGATGTTATATGAATTGAAGGAGAGATTCCTCTCAAAAGCTCTAGTTCAGTTTGACATGAAGAGTCATTTATAGTCTGAATGGCAACATTCAGGGAAGACACTTTAGATGTGTCAAGTTTGTTCTCTAAGCTTGACTCTAAGCTTGAGTGCTTGGAAAAGCGTGATCTTCTGCGCCGCACTGGTTGCTCCCATTCATCTTGGTCCTCCTCATCTGTCTGGACACTACTATCAACAATATGTCTAGTTCTTCTCCGTCGAGATATGATCGATCTCTcttccccttcctcatcatcagTCTGCACACAGCTGTCAGTAATCCTCTTCACAAGGAGCTGATTGTCTTCCCCTTCTGCGCTATCCCTCAAACGAGGCATTGAGTTTTGTTTCTTTATAGATTCCAAAAGCTCCTCATTATTCTTTAGAGACATTTCAGAAGTGGAACTAGGCAATGGTCTGGAAGCGATCAGTCCTTGCCCATCTGCATAAGGTTGCGTGAGATCTTTCTGAATTATATTGCCAGTTATGGGACAGATAACAGAGAATCCTTGAGCACTTGTAGCTGCAGCTGGAGTAATTGTATCAGCTGTCTTCTGTCTCTTCTGCTCTTCAAGATGTTGTTGGAGCTGTTGCTGCAGTGATTGGATCTGGTCCAGTTGCACTTTCTGTTGGGCTAACTGTTCCCTTTGCAAGACCAACTGAGTTTCTCTTTCAGCATGTTGCTGCTTTAGGACCTGTTGCTTGATACTCTGCAGCTCTTGAATCTCACGCTGAACTAACAATTGCTCTTTTTCTCTGTGTCGTTGTAACTCCATACGATCTCTTTCAAGTTCTTCTTGTAATCGCAAATGACGTAATTTCTCCAGCTCCACATGTTCTCGCTCTAACTGCAACAGCTGTTCCTGCTTTTGACGCAACTGCTCTtcctctttctctttttctggGTTGCTAGTTTTGGTTGTTGTAACTTGTGCAGCCCGGGGGATGTTCTGGTGTGTTTGAGGCTGCATCTGAATTTGTGATTGTGTTTGAGTTTGGGGTTGCACTGGAATCTTTGGGGCAATTTGCATCGTAAAGTGAGATTGGGATTGCTGTTGTGTGGACACTATGATAGATGCGGGATGTGTCACCTGTTGGCTAGATTGAGCTGGTGGTAAGGATTCAGCTGTCTGCATAGTACTGGGCACTGTAGGTTTTATAGAAGGCTTTCCAAGATAAATTGGAATCTGGGGTGTTGCATTGGCAGCTGCACAGGGGCCTGAAGGGAAACGGCTGGGTGGAGGATAACGATAAGGTCCCTGTGCAGAAAGAGGCATTCTTGGAGTTACTTGAGGTAACCTGGTGAGGCTAGCTAAAGGTACTGAAGTCAGACTGCTAGGTGTGCAGGGTCTGTAAATTCCCTGTAGCGTGGGACATAGAACTGAGGCAGGCTGGGTTGTGATTGGCAATGTGGAAGCGATTGGGGTGTTTATAGTAGAATAAATCATGCCATCTGCAGATCTAACAGCTGAGGGATATCGTAGACTAGCTTGATTTGAATTGATTAAATTCGCATATACTTGACCTTGTGCCGGGTGCCCCCCATTATGACCATAAATTAGGCTAGCTCTCACTGATGTTAAACCTTGTTGTAAGCTGGGTCTGCCTAGAGGACCGCCTCCTGCTACAGAACCATACTGGAAAACTTCAGGATTATTTCCATATCTTCCACCAACCTGGTCCATTGATTTCAAAGCAGCACACATTCGACTGATTTCCCGGGCAGTGGTCGCACTATACTGAGCTAAACTGGATTCTGGGATAGTGGAATAACCATAGTCTGTGTTAATGCTGGACATGGATCCATACCTTCGCATAGGGAATGATTGACCTATGTTATTTTGTTGCCGTAGATCTGTGTAGGATCCATACTGTGCACCTACTCCAAGGTAACCTCCTACGTAATCTTTCTGTATGGTATTTAAATCTGTTCCAGGGTTAGTTTTAGAATGATCACCTTGGAGTCCAGCCTCAACAAAATCAGTATTTGATAAAGATGGTTGTGCGCATATAGATCCAGGTTGTGCAGATACAGATACAGGTGGTTCAGAACCAGGTTGTCCAGATACAGATACCGGTGGTCCAGATACCAGTTCAGGTTGTTCACATACAGATACAGGTGGTCCAGATACAGATTGTCCAGATATAGATGCAGGTTGGGATTTGTTgtcttcatttacattttggTTGACTGAAGCATGTTCTTGATATTGGTGACTTTCTTGACGAGGCTCTGCCTGGAGGTTCCCACTGACCTCAAGAGCATGGGCTGAATAACTGGTTTGTGAGGCATCTGTAGCAGACATCTTCTCTTCTAGCATTACTTTCTGACTGAAGGGTCCCTTGCAACTTCCTCCAAAAGGCAAGTTGTAGACTACATCACAACATGCCAACTGGGTCTCTGCCTTTATCTGCCCAGTCAAGTCCAGGACATCCTGGTTAGGCAGTTCTGATGTTTTAACTAGCTGTGTAACTGTTTTCCCTTGAGAAGTGCTGTCCACCAGCTGCACCATCATAGCATGAGATTTGCCCATAGTCAGATTCACAGCAGTGGGTTTAGACTTCAGCTCCAGAGGGATGCCACAATAGATGTCATGTGATGTTGAAGAAACAGTTTGTGATGGAAGAGAAGATGTCCTGGATATTGCACACCTGCTAACAGGTGCCTGGGGATTGGTAGTCTGGCACACCAGAAGGTCTTTCTTCAAGAGCATGGGCTGGGCTTGATTAGCCAAGTTATACCTAGCAAAAGAAGCTGCCTGGAGTTGTTGTTCAAGCTTCTCCTTCTGTTTTTGTAATTTCTCTTGCTGCAACTGCAGCTGTTGTTGTTGTATACCTAAGTCTTCCAGACATGCATCTATCTTTGGAATGGAAGCGTAGTTTGGTGACACTTTGCTTTGAGTCAGGCACACTGCAGATCCTAACCCTTGACCAAGGTCCACTTTGTTCTGCAGAGGGTCACCATAAATCACAGGTTTTTTTGGCTGGGATATAAACTTAGAGGCTGCTACAGTGACATTGACTGTTGTTGGTGTTGAGGCAGCCACACGTGGATGTTCATGAGTGTTCAGATTCATGATAAGAGGCTGAACAGCTGTAGAATGTCGGCTATAACTCCCCTCACTGCCAATGGAGTACCTACGTATTTCTGTAGCTACAGACGTTAAATCCATGCCCTGCTCTGTCATAATGAGTGGGGCTGGCTTTATTGGTGCTCTGAGATCAACAATACTACTGCTTTGTTGAATCTTGCCTTGCTCAGCAACCCTGGATGTTCCAGGAACAGTTGAAAGTCTGCAGAGGGATATATTTTCCATTTCCTCTTCCATtcttcctgtgctgttaggAAGTCTGTCTTTAGAAAAGCTGTGTTGAGGAGATTGATATAGAGATTGGCGCTGTGTGGAGGTTGGAGAACTAGATTCAGGTGTATAACTATGAATTGTTGACTGACGACTTAGTCTTGTTGGTGAGGAAAGTGGAGATGTGGAGGAGTTGATGGTCATCAGCTTACTAGGGCTGCCAGATTCTTGCAAGGACTGTTGTCTGGAAATGCTTCTGTTTGCTATTTGGGAAGGAGCATGAACATCAGGAAGAGAGATTGGGGCTGAAATTTGCGTAGGACTAGTCCCAGGGGTCAGAGGAGCTCTATTTTGCTCCAGTAATTTAGCAGCTGTTAACCTAGCATCTAATAGCTGTTTTTCAATTTCCTTAGAATTATTTAGCAGTTGCTCTCCTTGACTCTTCTGCAACGTCTCAGCCTTCCTTATCATTTCCTCATAGGCCACTTCTGCACTTTTTGGTGTTTTATCAGCAGAACAAGGTGATGTGCTAGTTAGTTTTTCAGTAGGGGAGTACAGTGACATAAAAGTTGGAAGATTATGTTCATTTGCAGTCTTGCGTGACTTTGACGTCATCATTTCAAACCCCTCAGCCTCGGAGTCAATAGATGGAGAATATTCTGAGCAAGATGACCGGTGAAGTTCCTCCATTTCCGCTGCCTGCCGGAGCTCCTCCGTAGGAGATGCATCCTCAATTGGGGACAGGTTACTGGGTGGTGTTTTTGACCTCTCCCTTCGTCTCTGAGCTCTCAACTCCTCTTTGtccctttttgtttttctggcaGTGCTTCGAATACCTTGCTGTTCCACTTCTCTCATCATTTCCTGTTCTCTGAGAAGTTCCTCCTCTTCTCTCAACTCATCTTCTTCAGAAGAGTCCTCAATAGTGGGCAAGAGTGGTCCGTGGGAGCGATGCCGAGCTTTACGCTGTTGTTTGGCATCCTCAAGCCTCTGTTTGCGACTGGGACTGCTGTCACTGTCTTCCTCCATAGATGAGACAGAAGTTGGAGAAATTGCAGAAGTGTAGCTGGATGTGGTTGCAGAGAGGGTTGATGAATATTCTCCCCTTGAACGTTCATCAGGAGAACCAGTCAGAGTCTCCATTTCAAGCTCTGGTTCTCTGTTGTTCCTGAGCTCTATATCACTATTGTAGGTA
This genomic interval from Paramormyrops kingsleyae isolate MSU_618 chromosome 8, PKINGS_0.4, whole genome shotgun sequence contains the following:
- the LOC111852529 gene encoding protein bassoon-like isoform X1, which codes for MGNEASQEGGGQPGQPAPTPTRTGAPASGSAPPGSGQQVKPSNGAPTGVRAAGGGPGVKSVPAKKPQPSGGDGGAGAGRQALDKQPPAAKQGAPPTQADKGGKTPSAPDGGGSAPASPYTVPQIAPMPSSNLCPVCKTADLKADSSNTCTQCRQVVCGQCGFNPNPHLTEVQEWLCLNCQMQRALGMDMTTPQSKQLGGLAKAPSQPDLSRSSTNQSGQQDHTRSAGSSPSRQSQEQPLDKLFGFGASILSQASTLMSVDPLLPSQPPPAPTKTRQGPVSGPASGPAPAPGLHAPPQQQPAQRPKELGKLEPNCPLCKAELNVSKFSEPPNYSTCTQCHTRVCNMCGFNPTPHLVEKKEWLCLNCQTQRLMSGGLGDAPLPVPQPSPQQPQPPANQQQASQQKETCQQSEPKPTSQKSEQKPSGTETSGQPDKLKKEPEIQPSPAKPDTSTGTTDGKKEEEAQSLKNDNETKSSTQSLSDTGYSSDGVSSSQSEITGLIQEDANKPPNASEITKPETSAHHCEAKEDDDKKQRPCSLSISNEGHEEQLDGVREEDYKKPQKDTTDEEFMRSKTAEMSVDREDNQMTSQGGLRRFKTIELNNTNTYNSDIELRNNREPELEMETLTGSPDERSRGEYSSTLSATTSSYTSAISPTSVSSMEEDSDSSPSRKQRLEDAKQQRKARHRSHGPLLPTIEDSSEEDELREEEELLREQEMMREVEQQGIRSTARKTKRDKEELRAQRRRERSKTPPSNLSPIEDASPTEELRQAAEMEELHRSSCSEYSPSIDSEAEGFEMMTSKSRKTANEHNLPTFMSLYSPTEKLTSTSPCSADKTPKSAEVAYEEMIRKAETLQKSQGEQLLNNSKEIEKQLLDARLTAAKLLEQNRAPLTPGTSPTQISAPISLPDVHAPSQIANRSISRQQSLQESGSPSKLMTINSSTSPLSSPTRLSRQSTIHSYTPESSSPTSTQRQSLYQSPQHSFSKDRLPNSTGRMEEEMENISLCRLSTVPGTSRVAEQGKIQQSSSIVDLRAPIKPAPLIMTEQGMDLTSVATEIRRYSIGSEGSYSRHSTAVQPLIMNLNTHEHPRVAASTPTTVNVTVAASKFISQPKKPVIYGDPLQNKVDLGQGLGSAVCLTQSKVSPNYASIPKIDACLEDLGIQQQQLQLQQEKLQKQKEKLEQQLQAASFARYNLANQAQPMLLKKDLLVCQTTNPQAPVSRCAISRTSSLPSQTVSSTSHDIYCGIPLELKSKPTAVNLTMGKSHAMMVQLVDSTSQGKTVTQLVKTSELPNQDVLDLTGQIKAETQLACCDVVYNLPFGGSCKGPFSQKVMLEEKMSATDASQTSYSAHALEVSGNLQAEPRQESHQYQEHASVNQNVNEDNKSQPASISGQSVSGPPVSVCEQPELVSGPPVSVSGQPGSEPPVSVSAQPGSICAQPSLSNTDFVEAGLQGDHSKTNPGTDLNTIQKDYVGGYLGVGAQYGSYTDLRQQNNIGQSFPMRRYGSMSSINTDYGYSTIPESSLAQYSATTAREISRMCAALKSMDQVGGRYGNNPEVFQYGSVAGGGPLGRPSLQQGLTSVRASLIYGHNGGHPAQGQVYANLINSNQASLRYPSAVRSADGMIYSTINTPIASTLPITTQPASVLCPTLQGIYRPCTPSSLTSVPLASLTRLPQVTPRMPLSAQGPYRYPPPSRFPSGPCAAANATPQIPIYLGKPSIKPTVPSTMQTAESLPPAQSSQQVTHPASIIVSTQQQSQSHFTMQIAPKIPVQPQTQTQSQIQMQPQTHQNIPRAAQVTTTKTSNPEKEKEEEQLRQKQEQLLQLEREHVELEKLRHLRLQEELERDRMELQRHREKEQLLVQREIQELQSIKQQVLKQQHAERETQLVLQREQLAQQKVQLDQIQSLQQQLQQHLEEQKRQKTADTITPAAATSAQGFSVICPITGNIIQKDLTQPYADGQGLIASRPLPSSTSEMSLKNNEELLESIKKQNSMPRLRDSAEGEDNQLLVKRITDSCVQTDDEEGEERSIISRRRRTRHIVDSSVQTDEEDQDEWEQPVRRRRSRFSKHSSLESSLENKLDTSKVSSLNVAIQTINDSSCQTELELLRGISPSIHITSEPRVEFLHYISAPERNRRGESLACQTEPESQSQGVVVPQVNVSSTVDPLSLRITGTSKFERRKPDPLEIGFQNEPVSSLVRQPPKSPQVLYSPVSPLSPHRLLENSFSSSERLNKAHVPPQKHFSVDSPEHHQPLPHPIKSMQRSLSDPKPISPTSEDPAQAKFSIYQHQALLNKQQNLPTRKVKRTLPSPPPEESSLPIVTPTHNSMFASTNMAQAALSAPKPGLLIDLRVVEQESSKLRKQQAELEEEEKEIDAKLRCLELGITQRKETLIKERERRELAYVRCMGESRDYTPDSELTTQHLRGTPFDNSGSLTRLSTASLNQFTANQLTPGSSFLSYDYQQSQPGPPPQDCPAYQQRGFQPPQYQTVSLGQPQPGTFQPQSSAAVLHQSHIFSQNQASYQTSLLLQQSHTGFQPPPSSASYVSQTHPYSEETGQGISLQPQPKTQHQKPRQTSLADLEQKMPTNYEVISTPTVAVAATALEDIYNSAYSSTTISNTYGQYRPPEQSLSAEIHSPVNPTPAYSSEGHYTNLEQNIPRNYVMIDDINELTKESRDMYRTDRNGGYGNMSHYGRAGENPEDLYDHQGRVRGDYNSHVDGSSYYYDDYRSSSYTHSKNMTPAVMSSKRNKHRKPGMDQISKFSPIEEARDVESDLASYNMATSRGSSNIASRARRLQDDITYGLKKNVYEQQKYYGKSSHDGLEEDNRMYSSGRSRSTGYGMDKIASREYGSYRSKSYEMNIEERSHRGSHRRSQNLDESPMNEAQDPTGSESRDRYSQYGSSHSLPDVQDRTTDLPRSHIYKQDDPNLVDDMNCAVSDSEAYHLGQEETDWFEKPRESRSERSRHHSGSSSTHRRRHSQHEYDEPLEKEPLPQDDYAQPRSSSSASQDHGQQGSSSRRHSTSSRHSCDDLRSSRSSREHTNDPSVHPESRGSPSTAKRRTSDSRSTQDHPSDQSQDPSSHHQGSPGPRRQKQTSSPSSRRHEMQRMASTESKSQSSSPKHRASSGQQPSSQQQEGQQGHGQQKPQSRRGSGAGVEAGAEAQAEAGAGAGTAQHQQSTPSQPPAQALAQVPAQAPAPAQAQTEAPAPIQAPVQAPASAQAPDLASDPAPAEAGAQAQAQAQAQTPESDPTPDLAPVSAPAPAPAQAPASAQAPSQAQQPQSSPRRTPVAKTDPTPDASNPGIKPTGSQPAKSQPVPSTGIGSRAAPNAVGPASAAAAGQPAAEGDNVFSKILPGGAAEQAGKLGDAMSAIGKKFTSFW
- the LOC111852529 gene encoding protein bassoon-like isoform X2; protein product: MGNEASQEGGGQPGQPAPTPTRTGAPASGSAPPGSGQQVKPSNGAPTGVRAAGGGPGVKSVPAKKPQPSGGDGGAGAGRQALDKQPPAAKQGAPPTQADKGGKTPSAPDGGGSAPASPYTVPQIAPMPSSNLCPVCKTADLKADSSNTCTQCRQVVCGQCGFNPNPHLTEVQEWLCLNCQMQRALGMDMTTPQSKQLGGLAKAPSQPDLSRSSTNQSGQQDHTRSAGSSPSRQSQEQPLDKLFGFGASILSQASTLMSVDPLLPSQPPPAPTKTRQGPVSGPASGPAPAPGLHAPPQQQPAQRPKELGKLEPNCPLCKAELNVSKFSEPPNYSTCTQCHTRVCNMCGFNPTPHLVEKKEWLCLNCQTQRLMSGGLGDAPLPVPQPSPQQPQPPANQQQASQQKETCQQSEPKPTSQKSEQKPSGTETSGQPDKLKKEPEIQPSPAKPDTSTGTTDGKKEEEAQSLKNDNETKSSTQSLSDTGYSSDGVSSSQSEITGLIQEDANKPPNASEITKPETSAHHCEAKEDDDKKQRPCSLSISNEGHEEQLDGVREEDYKKPQKDTTDEEFMRSKTAEMSVDREDNQMTSQGGLRRFKTIELNNTNTYNSDIELRNNREPELEMETLTGSPDERSRGEYSSTLSATTSSYTSAISPTSVSSMEEDSDSSPSRKQRLEDAKQQRKARHRSHGPLLPTIEDSSEEDELREEEELLREQEMMREVEQQGIRSTARKTKRDKEELRAQRRRERSKTPPSNLSPIEDASPTEELRQAAEMEELHRSSCSEYSPSIDSEAEGFEMMTSKSRKTANEHNLPTFMSLYSPTEKLTSTSPCSADKTPKSAEVAYEEMIRKAETLQKSQGEQLLNNSKEIEKQLLDARLTAAKLLEQNRAPLTPGTSPTQISAPISLPDVHAPSQIANRSISRQQSLQESGSPSKLMTINSSTSPLSSPTRLSRQSTIHSYTPESSSPTSTQRQSLYQSPQHSFSKDRLPNSTGRMEEEMENISLCRLSTVPGTSRVAEQGKIQQSSSIVDLRAPIKPAPLIMTEQGMDLTSVATEIRRYSIGSEGSYSRHSTAVQPLIMNLNTHEHPRVAASTPTTVNVTVAASKFISQPKKPVIYGDPLQNKVDLGQGLGSAVCLTQSKVSPNYASIPKIDACLEDLGIQQQQLQLQQEKLQKQKEKLEQQLQAASFARYNLANQAQPMLLKKDLLVCQTTNPQAPVSRCAISRTSSLPSQTVSSTSHDIYCGIPLELKSKPTAVNLTMGKSHAMMVQLVDSTSQGKTVTQLVKTSELPNQDVLDLTGQIKAETQLACCDVVYNLPFGGSCKGPFSQKVMLEEKMSATDASQTSYSAHALEVSGNLQAEPRQESHQYQEHASVNQNVNEDNKSQPASISGQSVSGPPVSVCEQPELVSGPPVSVSGQPGSEPPVSVSAQPGSICAQPSLSNTDFVEAGLQGDHSKTNPGTDLNTIQKDYVGGYLGVGAQYGSYTDLRQQNNIGQSFPMRRYGSMSSINTDYGYSTIPESSLAQYSATTAREISRMCAALKSMDQVGGRYGNNPEVFQYGSVAGGGPLGRPSLQQGLTSVRASLIYGHNGGHPAQGQVYANLINSNQASLRYPSAVRSADGMIYSTINTPIASTLPITTQPASVLCPTLQGIYRPCTPSSLTSVPLASLTRLPQVTPRMPLSAQGPYRYPPPSRFPSGPCAAANATPQIPIYLGKPSIKPTVPSTMQTAESLPPAQSSQQVTHPASIIVSTQQQSQSHFTMQIAPKIPVQPQTQTQSQIQMQPQTHQNIPRAAQVTTTKTSNPEKEKEEEQLRQKQEQLLQLEREHVELEKLRHLRLQEELERDRMELQRHREKEQLLVQREIQELQSIKQQVLKQQHAERETQLVLQREQLAQQKVQLDQIQSLQQQLQQHLEEQKRQKTADTITPAAATSAQGFSVICPITGNIIQKDLTQPYADGQGLIASRPLPSSTSEMSLKNNEELLESIKKQNSMPRLRDSAEGEDNQLLVKRITDSCVQTDDEEGEERSIISRRRRTRHIVDSSVQTDEEDQDEWEQPVRRRRSRFSKHSSLESSLENKLDTSKVSSLNVAIQTINDSSCQTELELLRGISPSIHITSEPRVEFLHYISAPERNRRGESLACQTEPESQSQGVVVPQVNVSSTVDPLSLRITGTSKFERRKPDPLEIGFQNEPVSSLVRQPPKSPQVLYSPVSPLSPHRLLENSFSSSERLNKAHVPPQKHFSVDSPEHHQPLPHPIKSMQRSLSDPKPISPTSEDPAQAKFSIYQHQALLNKQNLPTRKVKRTLPSPPPEESSLPIVTPTHNSMFASTNMAQAALSAPKPGLLIDLRVVEQESSKLRKQQAELEEEEKEIDAKLRCLELGITQRKETLIKERERRELAYVRCMGESRDYTPDSELTTQHLRGTPFDNSGSLTRLSTASLNQFTANQLTPGSSFLSYDYQQSQPGPPPQDCPAYQQRGFQPPQYQTVSLGQPQPGTFQPQSSAAVLHQSHIFSQNQASYQTSLLLQQSHTGFQPPPSSASYVSQTHPYSEETGQGISLQPQPKTQHQKPRQTSLADLEQKMPTNYEVISTPTVAVAATALEDIYNSAYSSTTISNTYGQYRPPEQSLSAEIHSPVNPTPAYSSEGHYTNLEQNIPRNYVMIDDINELTKESRDMYRTDRNGGYGNMSHYGRAGENPEDLYDHQGRVRGDYNSHVDGSSYYYDDYRSSSYTHSKNMTPAVMSSKRNKHRKPGMDQISKFSPIEEARDVESDLASYNMATSRGSSNIASRARRLQDDITYGLKKNVYEQQKYYGKSSHDGLEEDNRMYSSGRSRSTGYGMDKIASREYGSYRSKSYEMNIEERSHRGSHRRSQNLDESPMNEAQDPTGSESRDRYSQYGSSHSLPDVQDRTTDLPRSHIYKQDDPNLVDDMNCAVSDSEAYHLGQEETDWFEKPRESRSERSRHHSGSSSTHRRRHSQHEYDEPLEKEPLPQDDYAQPRSSSSASQDHGQQGSSSRRHSTSSRHSCDDLRSSRSSREHTNDPSVHPESRGSPSTAKRRTSDSRSTQDHPSDQSQDPSSHHQGSPGPRRQKQTSSPSSRRHEMQRMASTESKSQSSSPKHRASSGQQPSSQQQEGQQGHGQQKPQSRRGSGAGVEAGAEAQAEAGAGAGTAQHQQSTPSQPPAQALAQVPAQAPAPAQAQTEAPAPIQAPVQAPASAQAPDLASDPAPAEAGAQAQAQAQAQTPESDPTPDLAPVSAPAPAPAQAPASAQAPSQAQQPQSSPRRTPVAKTDPTPDASNPGIKPTGSQPAKSQPVPSTGIGSRAAPNAVGPASAAAAGQPAAEGDNVFSKILPGGAAEQAGKLGDAMSAIGKKFTSFW